Proteins from a single region of Alloscardovia omnicolens:
- a CDS encoding DUF3516 domain-containing protein: MTVDDLLSSTDWTHTPASLGYAAQVIREDASNGHDYDATVLFDIFLMWAKNARGVDLWPHQEESLLEILSGNHTIVNTPTGSGKSLIALGMHFMALAQDKRSYYTAPLKALVSEKFFELVSVFGAKNVGMITGDSQINSHALIVCCTAEILALQALRDGEKADVSCVAVDEFHFYADPHRGWAWQVPLISLPQTQFVLMSATLGDIEKISQSLKDISGREVSVISSVQRPVPLSYEYVLDDVHSVISKQISQGHAPIYVVHFAQEAAVETAQQLANLGVSSREQREAIKKALQGTRFTTVFGKTLKRLLLTGVGIHHAGMLPRYRRLVENLAQEGLLPVICGTDTLGVGINVPIHTVVFTMLTKFDGFKQRRLRAREFHQIAGRAGRSGFDSEGLVIALAPEHEIENAKAIAKAGNDPKKLKKIKKKKVPEGFINWTESTFTKLIESEPEALVPHMQITHSMVLNVVSRGGDAWKRVIHLIKNSQVGPEEQNRLRERAAEIFKTLMDADIVEKWELDDGSMDYTLTIDMPEDLALDQPLSPFLIAAVELLDPESDSYALDVVSAVEATLENPYAVLRVQERRARDEAMRAMKDEGLEYDERMDRLQEITYPKPLEDVLVPAFRHYCHDVPWAADYSLQCKSVVRHMLEMASSFSEYTSALGLARSEGTLLRYLSDAYRALSRTVPRDKRNEQLDTIIDWLDLVVRTVDSSLIDEWEAAAQLSRRSDGDLSSQEEQSQINPPVIDTIVAHRKGLITLVRNALFKRVQLIDLDDAQSLGDLDSAWGMPIHEWEDALDDFYDAHEGVLTTTDARSLKFFMLDDSQEKSHHRWRVRQILCDCEGDYDWAIDGVVDLDSSQEEGDVIFENYDINVIEDLPAWTA; the protein is encoded by the coding sequence ATGACCGTGGATGACTTACTTAGTAGTACTGACTGGACACATACCCCTGCAAGTTTAGGCTACGCTGCACAGGTAATTCGTGAGGATGCGAGCAACGGTCATGATTATGATGCCACTGTTCTTTTCGATATTTTTCTCATGTGGGCTAAGAATGCTCGCGGAGTGGATTTATGGCCTCACCAAGAGGAATCGTTACTAGAAATTCTGTCGGGCAACCACACCATTGTTAATACTCCTACCGGTTCAGGCAAATCCTTAATTGCGCTCGGTATGCATTTCATGGCTTTAGCTCAGGACAAGCGTTCCTACTATACGGCGCCACTGAAAGCATTGGTATCCGAAAAATTCTTTGAACTCGTCTCCGTTTTCGGAGCTAAAAACGTGGGTATGATTACAGGTGATTCTCAGATTAATTCTCATGCCCTCATTGTGTGCTGCACAGCAGAAATTCTGGCGCTTCAAGCTTTACGAGATGGTGAAAAAGCCGATGTCAGTTGTGTGGCAGTTGACGAATTCCATTTTTATGCTGATCCTCACCGTGGTTGGGCATGGCAAGTTCCTTTGATCAGTTTGCCTCAAACTCAGTTTGTGCTCATGAGCGCCACCTTAGGCGATATTGAAAAAATATCGCAATCGCTCAAGGATATTAGTGGTCGCGAAGTGAGTGTTATCTCCAGCGTCCAGCGTCCAGTTCCGCTGAGCTACGAGTATGTGCTTGACGATGTACATAGCGTAATCAGCAAGCAAATTTCACAAGGCCATGCACCTATCTATGTTGTGCACTTCGCTCAAGAAGCAGCAGTTGAAACTGCTCAACAATTAGCGAATTTAGGCGTGTCCAGCCGTGAACAACGTGAAGCGATTAAAAAAGCATTACAGGGCACACGCTTTACAACTGTTTTTGGTAAAACTCTTAAACGCTTACTCCTCACAGGTGTAGGTATTCATCATGCAGGAATGTTACCTCGCTACAGGCGTTTAGTAGAAAATCTCGCTCAAGAAGGCTTGCTACCCGTTATATGCGGAACAGATACTCTGGGCGTGGGCATTAACGTACCGATTCATACCGTTGTATTCACTATGCTGACCAAATTTGACGGTTTCAAACAACGCCGCCTTCGCGCTCGCGAGTTCCATCAAATTGCTGGTCGCGCAGGACGTAGTGGTTTTGACTCTGAAGGTTTGGTTATTGCTTTAGCTCCTGAGCATGAGATTGAAAATGCTAAAGCTATAGCTAAAGCAGGTAATGATCCTAAGAAGCTGAAGAAAATCAAAAAGAAAAAAGTTCCTGAAGGTTTTATTAATTGGACGGAGTCAACCTTTACGAAGCTGATTGAATCAGAGCCTGAAGCACTCGTACCCCATATGCAGATTACGCATTCCATGGTGCTTAATGTCGTGTCGCGTGGTGGGGATGCGTGGAAACGTGTGATCCATCTGATTAAAAACTCGCAGGTGGGGCCTGAGGAGCAAAACCGTTTGCGTGAGCGTGCTGCAGAGATTTTTAAGACGCTGATGGATGCGGATATTGTTGAAAAATGGGAGCTTGACGATGGTTCCATGGACTATACGCTGACCATTGATATGCCTGAGGATTTGGCGCTCGATCAGCCGTTGTCGCCGTTCCTTATTGCAGCTGTTGAACTTTTGGATCCTGAATCTGATTCGTATGCGCTCGATGTGGTTTCAGCGGTGGAAGCAACGCTAGAAAATCCTTATGCTGTTTTACGTGTTCAAGAGCGGCGTGCGCGCGATGAAGCTATGCGTGCAATGAAAGACGAGGGCTTAGAATACGACGAGCGTATGGATCGTCTGCAAGAGATTACCTATCCAAAACCGCTTGAAGATGTGCTTGTTCCTGCTTTCAGACACTATTGCCACGACGTGCCATGGGCAGCGGATTATTCTTTGCAATGCAAATCTGTAGTGCGCCATATGCTCGAAATGGCTAGCTCTTTTAGCGAATATACGTCCGCATTAGGGCTTGCTCGCAGTGAAGGAACTTTGCTGCGCTATTTATCTGATGCTTACCGAGCATTAAGTCGTACTGTTCCACGTGACAAGCGTAACGAACAGCTGGACACTATTATTGATTGGCTTGATTTAGTTGTGCGTACCGTGGATTCTTCTCTTATTGATGAATGGGAAGCTGCTGCTCAATTATCTCGTCGCAGTGATGGTGATTTATCATCTCAAGAAGAGCAATCGCAGATTAATCCGCCGGTCATAGACACAATTGTGGCTCATAGAAAAGGGCTCATTACTTTAGTTCGTAATGCTTTGTTTAAGCGCGTACAGCTGATTGATTTAGATGATGCGCAATCTTTAGGGGATTTAGACTCTGCGTGGGGAATGCCTATACATGAGTGGGAAGATGCCCTCGATGATTTCTATGACGCTCATGAAGGAGTACTCACCACAACGGATGCACGCTCACTCAAGTTCTTTATGCTTGATGATTCTCAAGAAAAATCACATCATCGTTGGAGGGTGCGTCAAATTTTGTGCGATTGTGAAGGTGACTATGATTGGGCGATTGATGGCGTCGTTGATTTAGATTCTTCTCAGGAAGAAGGCGATGTGATTTTTGAGAACTATGACATTAATGTTATAGAGGACTTACCAGCTTGGACAGCATAG
- a CDS encoding DUF349 domain-containing protein → MSQDASTTSATPSAFAAKAKPAAPSSHTATVYGAAELDKAKTFGRVTDDGTVFVSEDNNEREIGQYTNANTDEALSFYARRYLDLKAKIDHARARFESHTIKSREIDETIKTLVEEVKEPAVVGDIPALRAGVDDLKTLGEAAKQKIAQAHAEAVKLAVEKRTAIVEEAEAIAAQLSDSTNWRNTSEKFSQLFAQWQDAQKHSARIDKSVADELWTRFSKARSTFNTQHRKWVAARDAARNSAREAKQNIIAQAEALKNSTEWGETSRKFNQLMNDWKKAGRVGRTEDDNLWKQFRAAADVFFDARQADRDRLNDSEKENLAAKEALLEKAEALVPVADVKAAKAARVALGKIQDEWDTIGRVPRADLGRIEARLDAVEKQIKDVEESEWTRSDPEAHARKSSFTQQLEAQLADLDARIAAETDDAKRNQLKAERETKAQWLNAVQ, encoded by the coding sequence ATGTCTCAAGACGCATCCACCACATCCGCAACCCCATCCGCATTCGCAGCAAAAGCTAAACCAGCTGCACCATCAAGCCATACTGCAACAGTGTATGGCGCTGCAGAACTAGATAAAGCTAAAACTTTTGGTCGCGTCACCGATGACGGAACCGTTTTTGTGAGCGAAGATAATAATGAACGTGAAATTGGTCAATATACCAATGCCAATACCGATGAAGCACTCTCCTTCTATGCACGTCGCTATCTTGATCTCAAAGCAAAAATTGATCATGCTCGTGCACGCTTTGAATCTCATACTATTAAGTCGCGTGAAATTGATGAAACCATTAAGACACTGGTTGAAGAAGTGAAAGAACCTGCAGTTGTGGGTGATATTCCTGCTTTGCGTGCTGGCGTAGACGATCTCAAGACTTTGGGCGAAGCTGCGAAGCAGAAGATTGCTCAAGCTCATGCTGAAGCTGTAAAGCTGGCTGTTGAAAAGCGCACAGCTATTGTGGAAGAAGCCGAAGCTATTGCTGCGCAATTGAGCGATTCAACAAATTGGCGCAACACCAGTGAAAAGTTCTCCCAGCTTTTCGCACAGTGGCAAGATGCTCAGAAGCACAGTGCTCGTATTGATAAGTCTGTTGCCGATGAGTTATGGACGCGCTTCTCTAAGGCTCGCAGCACATTTAACACACAGCACCGTAAATGGGTTGCTGCTCGAGATGCTGCTCGCAATAGCGCTCGTGAAGCAAAGCAAAATATTATTGCTCAGGCTGAAGCATTGAAGAACTCCACCGAGTGGGGTGAAACTTCACGCAAGTTTAATCAGCTGATGAATGATTGGAAGAAAGCTGGTCGTGTAGGCCGCACTGAGGACGATAATCTGTGGAAGCAGTTCCGTGCTGCAGCTGATGTATTCTTTGATGCTCGTCAGGCTGATCGTGATCGTTTGAACGATTCTGAAAAAGAAAATCTTGCTGCTAAAGAAGCATTGCTTGAAAAAGCTGAGGCACTTGTTCCTGTTGCTGATGTGAAGGCTGCTAAGGCTGCTCGCGTTGCTTTAGGTAAGATTCAGGATGAGTGGGACACTATTGGACGCGTGCCACGCGCTGATTTGGGTCGTATTGAAGCTCGTTTGGACGCTGTAGAAAAGCAGATTAAGGATGTTGAAGAGTCTGAATGGACTCGCAGCGATCCAGAAGCTCATGCTCGTAAGTCTTCCTTTACCCAGCAGCTGGAAGCTCAGCTGGCTGATTTAGATGCTCGTATTGCAGCAGAAACTGATGACGCGAAGCGCAATCAGTTGAAGGCTGAGCGTGAGACCAAAGCTCAGTGGTTGAATGCAGTACAGTAA
- the hisS gene encoding histidine--tRNA ligase → MAKGASLSGFPEWLPQERVVEQQVMDTLRSIFELHGFLGIETRAIEKGSSLLKKGETSKEIYLLSRLQDVGNESDIPVEERLGLHFDLTVPLSRYVVENSGAVAFPFKRWQIQKVWRGERPQEGRFREFVQADIDVVGNGDLPSHYEVDVPLVMVEALEQLRAYGLPKATVHANNRKLSEGFYRGIGLTDIEGVLREIDKLDKIGADEVSRLLQSECNATADQAAACLQLAELNAANGTELREKFDALCAAQGVDRESESYALALEGLNTLGMIVDEAALIRPGAVIADLKIARGLDYYTGSVYETFLDGAASLGSICSGGRYDNLATQGKKTYPGVGLSIGLSRLVSYMLHSAHATASRVSPAAVLVAVWDEEHRADSNAIARTLRSRGIAVDVAPTAAKLGKQIKYADKLGIPYVWIPSAHNEDGSVTAEEVKNIVTGEQVAADASTWQPEAAFAERSVIIDNQN, encoded by the coding sequence ATGGCTAAAGGTGCATCATTATCAGGTTTTCCAGAGTGGCTTCCACAAGAACGTGTTGTTGAACAGCAGGTTATGGACACTCTACGTTCGATATTTGAGCTACACGGTTTCTTAGGTATTGAAACGCGTGCGATTGAAAAAGGCTCAAGTTTGTTGAAAAAAGGCGAAACGAGTAAAGAAATCTATTTGCTTTCGCGCTTGCAAGATGTAGGTAATGAAAGTGACATTCCAGTTGAGGAACGTTTAGGTTTACATTTTGATTTAACTGTGCCACTGTCTCGATATGTGGTTGAGAACTCAGGTGCGGTCGCTTTCCCATTCAAACGCTGGCAGATTCAAAAGGTATGGCGTGGTGAACGTCCTCAGGAAGGACGATTCCGTGAGTTCGTGCAAGCCGATATTGACGTCGTGGGTAATGGGGACTTACCAAGTCACTATGAGGTTGATGTTCCTCTGGTGATGGTCGAGGCACTCGAGCAGTTGCGCGCGTATGGTCTGCCTAAAGCAACTGTTCACGCTAATAATCGTAAACTGTCTGAAGGTTTTTACCGTGGTATTGGCCTGACCGATATTGAAGGCGTATTGCGTGAAATTGATAAGCTTGACAAGATTGGCGCTGACGAGGTGTCTCGTTTGCTTCAATCTGAGTGCAATGCCACAGCTGATCAAGCTGCTGCTTGCTTACAACTGGCGGAATTAAATGCAGCAAATGGTACAGAACTTCGTGAAAAATTTGATGCATTGTGCGCTGCTCAAGGTGTGGATCGCGAGTCTGAATCCTATGCATTAGCTCTTGAAGGACTCAATACTTTGGGCATGATTGTGGATGAAGCAGCTTTGATTCGCCCAGGAGCAGTGATTGCTGACTTGAAGATTGCGCGTGGATTAGATTATTACACGGGTTCCGTCTACGAAACATTCTTAGATGGTGCAGCATCCTTAGGATCTATTTGCTCTGGTGGTCGTTATGACAATCTGGCAACCCAGGGTAAGAAAACGTATCCAGGAGTGGGATTGTCTATTGGATTGTCCCGTCTTGTTTCTTATATGCTGCATTCTGCACATGCCACAGCTTCGCGAGTATCTCCAGCTGCAGTGCTCGTGGCAGTCTGGGATGAAGAACATCGCGCAGATTCTAATGCCATCGCTCGCACTTTGCGTTCGCGTGGTATTGCTGTTGATGTTGCTCCTACTGCAGCTAAATTGGGTAAGCAGATTAAATATGCAGATAAATTAGGTATTCCATATGTCTGGATTCCATCTGCACATAATGAAGATGGCAGTGTAACAGCTGAAGAAGTCAAAAATATTGTTACCGGTGAGCAGGTAGCTGCTGATGCGTCCACGTGGCAGCCAGAGGCGGCTTTTGCTGAACGTAGCGTGATTATTGATAACCAGAATTAG
- the aspS gene encoding aspartate--tRNA ligase, with amino-acid sequence MSQTAYRTHHANDVTEELIGSTVTISGWVDRRRDHGGVAFIDLRDASGLVQVVINDEEMARPLRSEFVVSVTGSVRLRPEGNENTHLATGTVEIVAETIEILAKSAALPFQVSTSLENESDTQLPSDEVRLKYRYLDLRRPQMHNNLLMRSAMSKAARKALDEMGFTEVETPTFIKSTPEGARDFLVPSRLNPGSWYALPQSPQLLKQLLMVSGIERYYQLARCYRDEDFRADRQPEFTQLDMEMAFVGQEDVIAMAERVLKDVWAAAGHDIQIPFQRITYKDAMDKYGSDKPDLRFGNEIVELTDYFKNTPFRVFQADYVGAVVYSGAADLPRRQFDGWQEWARQRGAKGLAYVQFGTDGELKGPVAKNLSDEERAGLKAATGAQDGDAVFFAAGAREASQTLLGAARVEIAKREGILKKDEFAFTWVVDFPLFKPVDADDDDVAVGHSKWTSVHHPFTMPSADWMDTFDKDPGNAMSDSYDIVCNGNEIGGGSVRIHRDDIQDRVLNVLGISEEEANDKFGFLLEAFKYGAPPHAGIAFGWDRCASILAGEDSIRDVIAFPKAGGGTDPLTGAPAPISDEQRAETGVDYDPEEDEE; translated from the coding sequence GTGTCTCAGACAGCGTATCGAACACATCATGCTAATGATGTAACTGAAGAACTTATTGGCTCCACCGTTACCATTTCTGGTTGGGTTGATCGACGTCGTGATCATGGCGGTGTTGCTTTTATTGATTTGCGTGATGCTTCTGGCTTGGTGCAGGTCGTTATTAATGATGAAGAAATGGCGCGCCCGCTGCGTAGCGAATTCGTCGTATCTGTTACCGGCTCAGTGCGCCTTCGTCCTGAAGGTAACGAAAATACTCATCTTGCTACAGGTACAGTTGAAATCGTTGCTGAGACTATTGAGATTTTGGCTAAGTCTGCAGCTCTTCCTTTCCAAGTATCTACTTCTTTGGAAAACGAGTCTGATACTCAGCTTCCAAGTGATGAAGTGCGTTTGAAGTACCGTTACCTCGATTTGCGTCGTCCGCAGATGCACAATAACCTCTTAATGCGTTCTGCTATGTCAAAGGCAGCTCGTAAGGCTTTAGATGAGATGGGCTTTACTGAGGTTGAAACACCAACCTTTATTAAATCCACTCCAGAAGGTGCACGCGACTTCTTGGTTCCTTCTCGTTTGAACCCAGGCTCGTGGTATGCCTTGCCTCAGTCTCCACAGTTGCTCAAGCAGCTGCTTATGGTCTCCGGTATTGAGCGTTATTATCAGTTGGCTCGTTGCTACCGTGACGAAGATTTCCGCGCAGACCGCCAGCCAGAGTTTACTCAGCTCGATATGGAAATGGCTTTCGTTGGTCAAGAAGACGTGATTGCTATGGCTGAACGCGTGCTGAAGGACGTGTGGGCTGCAGCAGGACATGATATTCAGATTCCATTCCAGCGTATTACCTATAAGGATGCGATGGATAAGTACGGTTCCGACAAACCAGATTTGCGTTTTGGTAATGAAATTGTGGAACTGACAGACTACTTTAAGAACACTCCATTCCGCGTTTTCCAGGCTGATTATGTGGGTGCTGTTGTGTATTCCGGTGCTGCTGATTTGCCTCGTCGTCAATTCGATGGATGGCAGGAATGGGCTCGTCAGCGTGGTGCTAAGGGCTTAGCTTATGTGCAGTTCGGCACAGATGGTGAGCTGAAGGGACCTGTAGCTAAGAATTTGTCTGATGAAGAACGTGCAGGTTTGAAAGCTGCAACCGGAGCTCAAGATGGCGATGCCGTCTTCTTTGCTGCCGGTGCTCGTGAAGCTTCTCAGACCTTGCTCGGTGCTGCACGCGTTGAAATTGCTAAGCGCGAAGGTATTTTGAAGAAGGATGAATTCGCCTTTACATGGGTTGTGGACTTCCCGCTGTTTAAGCCAGTAGATGCAGACGATGATGATGTGGCAGTAGGACATTCCAAGTGGACTTCCGTACACCATCCATTCACCATGCCAAGTGCTGACTGGATGGATACTTTCGATAAGGATCCAGGCAATGCAATGTCTGATTCCTACGACATTGTGTGCAACGGTAACGAAATTGGTGGCGGTTCTGTGCGTATTCACCGCGACGATATTCAAGACCGCGTGCTCAATGTTTTGGGTATTAGTGAAGAAGAAGCTAACGACAAGTTTGGCTTCCTGCTTGAAGCATTTAAGTATGGTGCTCCACCTCATGCAGGTATTGCTTTCGGTTGGGATCGTTGCGCTTCCATCTTGGCAGGTGAAGATTCCATTCGTGACGTCATCGCCTTCCCTAAGGCTGGCGGTGGTACTGATCCATTAACCGGTGCTCCAGCTCCTATTTCTGATGAACAGCGAGCTGAAACAGGTGTGGATTACGATCCAGAAGAAGACGAAGAATAA
- the dut gene encoding dUTP diphosphatase, with the protein MAYDEMYNEPENIEVLITYLNEDVNKAGLYYAHAGDAGVDLRTTVAFDVKPFQRFLAPTGIALALPAGYVGLVHPRSGLAVKQGISVVNAPGTIDAGYRGEIKVPIINLDPETTAHFEPGDRIAQLVIQRYVEARFVEVEKLPDSDRSDRGFGSTGVAH; encoded by the coding sequence ATGGCATACGATGAGATGTATAACGAGCCAGAGAATATTGAAGTTCTGATTACATACCTCAATGAGGATGTGAATAAAGCAGGCTTGTATTACGCTCATGCCGGTGATGCTGGAGTGGATTTACGCACCACTGTAGCTTTTGATGTGAAACCATTCCAGCGTTTTCTTGCTCCAACTGGTATTGCTCTTGCCCTTCCTGCAGGCTATGTAGGATTAGTGCATCCGCGCTCAGGATTAGCTGTTAAGCAGGGTATCAGCGTGGTTAATGCGCCTGGAACTATTGATGCCGGTTACCGTGGCGAAATTAAAGTACCTATCATAAATCTCGATCCAGAAACAACAGCTCATTTTGAGCCAGGAGATCGCATTGCGCAGCTCGTTATTCAGCGTTATGTTGAAGCACGTTTTGTGGAAGTAGAAAAATTACCTGATTCTGATCGTTCTGACCGCGGTTTTGGTTCCACCGGTGTGGCACACTAA
- a CDS encoding DUF4193 domain-containing protein, protein MAQDYDTPRSKDEDEESIEALGTSSRQNQNNDLDDDENALAEGYELPGSDLSNEDSSVTVVPMQGDEFVCSECFLVKHRSQLAYTTDDGQPVCKECAA, encoded by the coding sequence ATGGCACAAGATTACGATACTCCACGTTCCAAGGACGAGGATGAAGAATCCATCGAAGCTTTAGGAACAAGCTCTCGTCAAAATCAGAATAATGATTTAGATGATGATGAAAATGCACTTGCTGAAGGATATGAACTTCCAGGAAGTGATTTGAGTAATGAAGATTCCAGTGTGACTGTTGTGCCGATGCAGGGAGATGAGTTTGTATGCTCTGAATGCTTCCTTGTTAAGCATCGCTCACAGTTGGCATACACCACCGATGATGGGCAACCAGTATGCAAGGAGTGTGCAGCATAA
- a CDS encoding bifunctional (p)ppGpp synthetase/guanosine-3',5'-bis(diphosphate) 3'-pyrophosphohydrolase: MAEKNFTQHEANAPTSRILGGEISADPLNPLLPIIQVCTYHHPDADIDLLQRAYNRAVLQHASQRRRSGEPYIIHPIAVAQILADLGMSPKVIAAGLLHDTVEDTDFSLEQCREEFGDTIAGLVDGVTKLTKMDVGDSAQAETIRKMIVAMSRDVRVLVIKLSDRVHNARTWRYVKPTSAYKKAQETIDVYAPLANRLGMNAIKTELEELSFKTLQPKIYNEIVELVHHRAGQRELYLQQILADIREDLDEQNIHASIKGRPKDYYSIYQKMIVRGHDFADIYDLMGVRIIVDSIRDCYAVLGAVHARWNPVPGRFKDYIATPKLNMYQSLHTTVVGPGGKPVEIQIRTWDMHRRAEFGIAAHWKYKENGRAGRALSAPDKQDAERGKKVDSESNDFFEHDNLQWIKQLADWQSEVPDSDEFLGFLKDDLGASQVYVFTPKGKIVSVPQEGTPVDFAYAVHTEVGHHTMGARINGRLMPLDTKLQNGDTVEIITSRGENAGPSHDWLNFVKSPKARNKIRQWFTKERRTENMEEGREELTRALRKRNLFTHSYTRLEVFVAVAEDLGYPDVDSLYTAIGEGQVSTQNVITHIVKFVDDDDSDENPENTIVPLRRRSGSGSRRTKSVGVSVKGVDDVWVKLAKCCTPVPGDSIVGFITRGAGVSVHRGDCVNVASLKKNQPERLVEVNWTSSQGVFLVKIQVEALDRGRLLSDIARVLSDAGVNIVAGTISTGEDRVAISQYSFEMADMSHLNQLLASIRKIDGVFDVYRLTGTKDDSKLRIRHVENKH, encoded by the coding sequence ATGGCTGAGAAAAATTTTACACAGCATGAGGCTAATGCGCCTACTTCACGCATTTTAGGTGGAGAAATTAGTGCAGATCCGCTCAACCCTTTACTTCCTATTATTCAGGTATGTACATATCATCATCCCGATGCTGACATTGATTTGCTACAGCGCGCTTATAATCGTGCAGTTCTGCAACACGCATCTCAACGCAGACGCTCGGGTGAGCCTTATATTATTCATCCTATTGCAGTAGCTCAGATTCTGGCAGACTTAGGTATGAGTCCTAAGGTGATTGCTGCTGGATTGTTGCATGATACGGTTGAAGATACGGATTTCAGTTTAGAGCAGTGTCGTGAAGAATTTGGTGACACTATTGCGGGTCTTGTTGATGGTGTGACGAAGCTGACAAAAATGGACGTGGGGGATTCTGCTCAAGCAGAAACTATCCGCAAAATGATTGTGGCTATGAGTCGCGATGTGCGTGTGCTTGTTATTAAGCTGTCCGATCGCGTACATAACGCTCGCACATGGCGCTATGTTAAGCCAACAAGTGCCTATAAAAAAGCGCAAGAAACCATTGACGTGTATGCTCCTTTGGCTAACCGTCTGGGTATGAATGCCATTAAAACTGAGCTAGAAGAGTTGAGCTTTAAAACTCTGCAACCTAAAATTTATAATGAGATTGTTGAACTTGTTCATCATCGTGCAGGTCAGCGTGAATTATATTTGCAGCAGATTTTAGCTGATATTCGTGAAGACTTAGATGAACAAAATATTCACGCTAGCATTAAAGGTCGTCCAAAGGATTATTACAGTATTTATCAGAAAATGATTGTGCGCGGTCACGATTTTGCTGATATTTATGATTTGATGGGCGTGCGCATTATTGTGGACTCCATTCGTGACTGTTACGCAGTATTGGGTGCAGTTCACGCTCGATGGAATCCAGTCCCAGGACGTTTTAAGGATTATATTGCTACTCCGAAACTGAATATGTATCAGTCGTTGCATACTACTGTGGTTGGTCCTGGTGGAAAGCCTGTAGAAATTCAAATTCGCACGTGGGATATGCATCGTCGAGCAGAGTTTGGAATTGCAGCACACTGGAAATACAAAGAAAACGGTCGAGCTGGTCGCGCCTTGTCCGCTCCTGATAAGCAGGATGCTGAACGCGGTAAAAAAGTCGATTCAGAAAGTAACGATTTCTTTGAACACGATAATCTGCAATGGATTAAGCAATTAGCAGATTGGCAGAGCGAAGTTCCTGATTCTGATGAATTCTTAGGATTCCTCAAAGATGATTTAGGTGCTAGCCAGGTATATGTTTTTACTCCTAAAGGCAAAATCGTTTCTGTTCCGCAAGAGGGAACGCCTGTTGATTTTGCTTATGCAGTGCATACTGAAGTGGGACATCACACCATGGGTGCTCGTATTAATGGTCGTCTTATGCCGTTAGATACGAAGCTACAAAATGGCGATACCGTTGAAATTATTACTTCACGTGGTGAAAATGCTGGACCATCTCATGATTGGTTGAATTTCGTTAAGTCTCCTAAGGCGCGAAATAAGATTCGTCAATGGTTCACGAAAGAGCGCCGCACAGAAAATATGGAAGAAGGTCGTGAGGAATTAACTCGCGCACTGCGTAAACGCAACTTGTTTACCCATAGTTACACACGACTGGAAGTCTTTGTAGCCGTAGCAGAAGACTTAGGCTATCCAGATGTCGATTCGCTCTACACCGCCATTGGTGAGGGACAAGTATCCACACAGAACGTTATTACCCACATTGTTAAATTCGTAGACGATGATGATTCTGACGAGAATCCAGAAAATACGATTGTTCCTTTGCGTCGCCGTTCAGGTAGCGGTTCACGCCGTACAAAGTCCGTGGGCGTTTCTGTTAAAGGCGTTGACGATGTGTGGGTTAAATTAGCTAAATGCTGTACCCCTGTTCCAGGTGATTCAATTGTCGGTTTTATTACACGTGGCGCAGGCGTTTCCGTTCACCGCGGAGATTGCGTTAACGTAGCGAGCCTGAAAAAGAATCAACCGGAGCGCTTAGTTGAGGTTAACTGGACAAGCTCACAAGGGGTGTTCTTGGTCAAGATTCAGGTGGAGGCCTTGGATCGTGGGCGTTTGCTTTCTGATATTGCACGCGTACTCTCTGATGCGGGCGTCAATATTGTGGCAGGAACAATTTCTACTGGCGAAGACCGAGTCGCCATCAGCCAATACAGTTTTGAAATGGCAGATATGAGCCATCTCAATCAGCTTTTGGCATCAATCCGCAAAATTGATGGAGTATTTGACGTGTATCGTCTGACTGGAACAAAAGATGATTCTAAGTTAAGAATTAGGCACGTCGAGAATAAGCACTAA